One stretch of Actinomycetota bacterium DNA includes these proteins:
- the pstA gene encoding phosphate ABC transporter permease PstA: MKKRYLQQKIFYGLLLFCTLVVVVFVLGIIIFLVIRGARAINLNFILGFPENGMREGGIFPAILGTLYLMIGTIIFALPIGIFAAIYINEYAGKSKITRIIRLSIINMSGVPSVVFGLFGLGFFVLFLRLGKSILAGSLTLALMILPVIITSTEEALKSVSDTYRHASLALGATKWQTIYKVVLPQALPGIITGSVIGIGRAAGETAPIIFTVAAFSQPGLPKSILDQVMALPYHLYVLATQVTNPPEDIQWGTALVLLFLVLFFSVIGSIIRVRQRLKKRELS; this comes from the coding sequence ATGAAAAAAAGATATCTGCAACAGAAAATATTTTACGGACTTCTGCTTTTCTGTACTCTTGTGGTGGTAGTTTTTGTCCTTGGTATTATAATTTTTCTTGTTATAAGGGGAGCCAGGGCAATAAACCTGAATTTTATTCTGGGTTTTCCTGAAAACGGAATGAGGGAAGGCGGAATATTTCCGGCAATTTTAGGCACTCTGTATCTGATGATAGGTACTATAATATTTGCTCTTCCAATCGGTATTTTCGCAGCCATCTATATAAATGAATATGCCGGAAAGTCAAAAATAACCAGAATAATCAGACTGTCAATAATAAATATGTCCGGGGTTCCTTCTGTTGTCTTCGGGCTTTTCGGACTTGGATTTTTTGTTCTTTTCCTTAGACTTGGCAAATCAATTCTTGCCGGCTCGCTGACGCTTGCGCTTATGATTCTTCCCGTAATAATAACTTCAACAGAAGAAGCTTTAAAGTCTGTCTCGGACACCTACAGGCATGCTTCTCTGGCGCTGGGCGCAACCAAATGGCAGACAATTTACAAGGTTGTTCTTCCGCAGGCTCTTCCAGGCATTATCACAGGTTCTGTAATAGGTATAGGAAGGGCTGCAGGTGAAACCGCACCTATAATTTTTACAGTAGCAGCTTTTTCCCAGCCTGGACTCCCAAAGTCCATACTTGACCAGGTAATGGCTCTGCCTTATCATCTTTATGTTCTTGCTACTCAGGTAACCAATCCTCCTGAAGACATACAGTGGGGAACAGCTCTTGTGTTGCTTTTCCTTGTATTGTTCTTTTCTGTAATTGGAAGCATTATAAGAGTAAGACAGAGGCTGAAAAAAAGGGAATTATCCTGA
- the pstC gene encoding phosphate ABC transporter permease subunit PstC: MKSKWNNFKNFLITKFIFLNGIISIVVLTVILIFLVYNSIRFFSSYPIFDFLTGTKWSPTSTEKFGLLPLLAGSALVAVGAIIIALPLGVGAAIYIGELAPRAVRETLKPIIEILATIPSVVIGFIGIQLIVPLIKKAFGLPIGLTALAGSVMLAFMSLPTIISISEDAINAVPIKFRHASLALGATKWETTYKVVVPAAKSGIVASIMLGLGRIVGETMTVLMVTGNSPRIVFSWLQPVRTITATIAAEMGETVKGGLHFSSLFAIGLVLFIITFLINFIADRFIGRIKKM, encoded by the coding sequence ATGAAATCAAAGTGGAATAATTTTAAAAATTTTCTTATAACAAAATTCATTTTTTTAAATGGGATTATTTCCATAGTAGTTCTTACCGTAATACTTATATTTCTTGTTTATAATTCCATCAGATTTTTTTCAAGTTATCCGATTTTTGATTTTCTGACAGGGACAAAATGGTCTCCCACATCAACTGAGAAATTCGGCCTGCTTCCGCTTCTTGCCGGCTCAGCTCTCGTAGCTGTAGGAGCTATAATCATTGCTCTCCCGCTTGGTGTTGGAGCGGCTATTTATATAGGAGAGCTTGCACCCAGAGCTGTCAGAGAGACATTAAAGCCGATAATTGAAATTCTTGCTACTATTCCTTCGGTAGTGATAGGGTTTATAGGTATTCAGCTTATCGTACCGCTCATCAAGAAAGCATTCGGGCTGCCAATAGGGCTGACAGCTCTTGCGGGTTCGGTAATGCTTGCTTTTATGAGTCTTCCAACAATAATATCCATTTCGGAAGATGCCATAAATGCTGTTCCCATAAAATTCAGGCATGCTTCACTTGCGCTAGGGGCAACAAAGTGGGAAACGACATATAAGGTTGTGGTACCTGCCGCGAAATCAGGGATAGTCGCTTCCATAATGCTTGGACTCGGGAGAATAGTCGGGGAGACAATGACCGTACTTATGGTTACCGGAAATTCCCCAAGAATAGTTTTTTCCTGGCTTCAGCCGGTCAGAACAATTACTGCGACAATTGCAGCGGAAATGGGAGAAACCGTAAAGGGGGGTTTGCATTTCTCTTCTTTGTTTGCAATCGGCCTGGTTCTTTTTATCATCACATTTCTTATAAATTTTATAGCCGACAGGTTTATCGGAAGAATAAAAAAAATGTAA